ATTTGATAGGGCGCTCGCTCACTTTCAACAGGGGAAGTTGGGGGAAGCCGAACAAATCTGCCAGCAAATATTATATACCCGGCCAGATAGAAGTGATGTTCTTCATCTTCTCGGTATCATCTTTTTGCAACAGAAAAAAATTGAAAAGGCGATTGCATATCTTGAACAGGCAGTACAAATTGATATCCATGATCCCTATCTTTATTTCCATCTTGCAAATGCTTATCGGGAACATGGAATATCCGGGAAAGCAGTTACATACTATCAAAAGTCAATTGAACTTGCTCCGCATTTTGATGACGCTTATTATAATCTTGGAATAACACTGGAAGGAGAAGGAAACACTGATGAAGCAATAGATGTATATAAGAGGGCCTTACAACTGAATCCTGAAGCTACAGATATCTGGAACAATCTTGGAGTTGCCCTGCGCAAGAAACGCCAGTTGAATGAAGCCCTCAATTGCTTCAGAAAAGCTATTGAATTTAATCCCACATACTTGCGTGCTTTGTTTAATCTCGGCATTACTTATCAGGAGATGGAGCAATTCAACGAGGCCTTAACATATTTCAAAAGAGTTACCGAACTTGAACCGGGATTTGCTGATGCATACCATAGCATGGGAACTGTCTGCAGAGAGATGTTCCAGTTGGATAATGCAGCACACTGGTATCAGGAAGCAATAAAACATAATCCAAACAGTTCCGAGATCTATACAAACTTAGGATTGGTTTATGAGGAGAAAGGAGATATTGATCAATCTATTTCAAGTCTTCGCAAAGCAATAAAGCTTAATCGATGCGACCCGGAAATCCACTGGAATCTGTCACTGGTCCTTTTGTCTGCTGGAAACCTCAATGAGGGCTGGCAAGAATATGAATGGCGCTGTTTAATAAAGGACTTTGGATTGCGCAGGTTCGCCCCACCCAGATGGGACGGTTCATCTCTGCGTAGAAAAACAATTTTCATATATGCTGAGCAGGGCATCGGTGAGGAAATCATGTTTTCCTCATGCATTCCGGAAATCATCGAGCGGGGTGCTTCCTGTATTGTGGACTGCGATAAAAGGCTCGTTCCTCTTTTCGGAAGATCTTTCCCTGAAGCTGAGATACTCGACCGGTCGGCTATTGTTCATTTGTCAGCCGAAATTCTTCGTGCAGACTTCTGTTCTCCGATGGGGAGTCTCCCACTATTCTTGCGTTCTAATCTCAGAAGTTTTCCACAGCGGAATTCCTATCTTGTGCCCGACACGAAGAAAGTAACTATGTGGCGTTCCCGATTTGCAAATTTGGGGGCGGGCCTTAAAATAGGAATTTCATGGCGTGGAGGTAGCAAAAAATGGGACCGACTTGTCCGATCAACCATGCTCTCTCAATGGGACAAGGTATTTTCCGTAACCCATCTTCATTTCATCAATTTGCAGTATGGAGACTGTGCTGCTGAACTAAATAACGCAAAAAACACAAAGGGCATCACCATCCATGACTGGGAGGATGCCGATCCCCTGAAGGACCTCGACAATTTTGCCGCACAGATCGCGGCGCTCGACCTGGTCATTTCTGTCGACAATGCCACCGTGCATATGGCAGGCGCTCTGGGAAAACCTGTCTGGGTATTGCTGCCCTTTGTCTGCGACTGGAGATGGATGCAGGACTTTGAGGATACCCCCTGGTACAAGACTCTCCGGCTCATCCGCCAGAAGACTCCGGGGGACTGGGACGGCGTATTTAGGCGTGTCGTATCCGACCTGAAACACTACCTCGAAACAGGCTCCATGCCTGAGATCACCAATTCCTATACACGCGCATGCACTGACACCCCTCAGGAACCTGTCTTTCCTTCCCTGACCCCCTCATCCGACACTCCTTACCGGTGCGCGGTGATCACCCCCGTAGGCCCCGGTCACGAGAATCTGTATCAGGAATGTCTTGCCTCTGTCGAAAACGCCTTCAGGGAAAAACCGGCACACTGTACCGGGTTCATCCCTATACGGATCGACGATCCCCAGGGGAAACTGGGCCGTTCAAAGGCCCGCAATCTCGGTATTCAGAAGGCTTCCGAACAGGGGGCTGAATGGATATTCTTCCTTGACGCAGATGACCTGATGTCTCCTTCTGCGTTTGAATATGTAGGACCCTATCTGGATAAGTATGATGCCGTCTGGGGTTCCATCTGGAGTATTGAATCAGGAGAGTCGACTGCCAGGGAACGTCCGAAACAACTGCCGTTCCTTTACGGCATCGAAGACGTACTTTCCTGCGATCCCTTCGTGAGTCTCCAGATGGGACATTTTGTACGGACACCTGTCGCACTGTCTGTTCTCTTTAACGAATCTATCGACACGGGAGAGGACTTCGATTACTACCTCAGGGTCTGGGAAAAGTACCGCTGTATAAAAATTCCTCTGCCATTCATTTACAAAAGAGCCTTTTAGGCATTAACACCAATTGAATTTATTTTTGATTTTATTTCTTTGAGGGTTTAACAGGACAAACAGCATAATATAATTGATTTAATGGAGAAGTAGCCTCTATTGCTTTCCAGTCAGATCTGGTTTTGTTCATTGTATCAATTGCATTACCTCTTTTATCATAATATGCCTTTGATTTGATTTGAGCATGTTTGGTATAACAGTTAATTTCAATCAATGATATTACCTCAACCAGATCTGCATATTTAGGCCCAAGATGAGAAATGATTCTATCAAGCGACTCATCATTAAAAATAACTTTTTGCCATACACCTATAATTTCTCTTGAATTCTCAAGAGGATAATTAATACTTTCCTTATCATAATAATAATGATCATTGTAGTGGTCGAACAGTCTCCATTCTTCTGCTCCTGCTGAAGATGAAACAAAGATAATTATTATTCCTATAATAATTTGAAATATTTGTTTCATAAACTATTGTCTAAAAGCCATCCTTTTTGATAGTAAATATGGAAATAATCTTGTGTAGCCCAAATCCAGCGATACACATAGTCATTGCAAGTACAATAAAGCAATCTTGTCTCATTTGAAATTGCCACAAACCTTGCAGGTGCTCGCAATAACCCGTTTACCGAACTGTTGATTTATTTATCGCTGGATCTAAGTTTTAATTTCTTCAGCAATCTGGGACTCAGTTGAACATCCTTCAGCGATTGAACACCCGTCAATTGCTCTAAAGTAAGTTTAATGGCACCTTTCAAATTGACTCGATCAAGATTGGCCCCCTTGAAATGCGCTCCCTGCAGTAAAGAACCACTCATATTCGTATCGGTCAAATTGGCACCATTCAGTTTCGCTCTCCTAAATTTTGCGGAAAAAAAATCTCCTCTCGAGAGATTAGCCCCTTGAAGGGTTGCATCAGTAAAATTTGTCCCATTGCACCCTGCTTCTGTTAGGTCTGCTTCGTTTAAGTCAGCTTTCGAAAGATCTGCTCCACTCAGTTCAGTTTTATAGAGAATTGCGGCTTGCAGGCTCGTTCCAATCAAATTAGCTCCGATGAGATATGCTCCACTTAAATTTGCCCTTTTGAGATTAGCTCCACTGAAATCCACCCCGCCAAGCTCAGCATTACTGAGATTCGCATTCAGAAGTCTCGCCTCAACAAAAGAGGCCATAAGGAGAACAGCGCCAACCATATTGGCTCCGCTGAGATCTGCTCTGCTAAGATCAGCACCATGCAGATACGTTCCAACGAGACCCGTCCCAATAAGCTGTGCACCTCTGAGACTGGACCCCCTGAGATCTGCTTCATTAAGTTCCGCTCCATTGAGATTCTTTTCTGAAAGATCCCATGGACCCTGAGGCATCTCTCCCTGAACAGCTTTCAATTCGACCAACTTTTTCCATGTTTGTTCTCTCGTAAGCATATCAGTATTTTATATTATAATAAATTTTATTGCCTAACAGTTTTATATATGCATTAGACTTTTAGTCTTTTTTATAGATATAATGTCATGAGCAATTATTATTTTAATGATAAAGCATTACGTTGTACAAGTATATGAACATTAAGCAGATAACCCTCTCAGCCATAGAATACCTCCAAAAAGGAGATTTACAATATGCAGAAAGTCTATTCCGTCATATACTAAAAATTCAACCTAACAATGTCTCCGCCCTACATTTTCTTGGCGTAATATATTACCAGCGCAAAGATTATAATGGATCTATAGAACATATAAATAAAGCACTTCATTTTGGCCCCAATTATGCTGATGCTTACAATAATTTGGGAATAGTTTTGCAGGAAACAGGTCATTTAGAAGAAGCAACAGTTTGCTACAAAAAGGCTCTTAATCTTAATCCAAATTTTTCCAGAGCTTATTATAATCTTGGTAATATTTTTAGGGAGAAATGGCAACTAAACAATGCTATACATAATTATCAGAAAGCGATTCAGCTAGAACCTAATTTTTTTGAAGCATACAATAATATTGCTCTTGCGCTTCAAGATCAGGGGCTGCTAAAAGAAGCGGAAAAAAATTATAGGAATGCCCTTCAAATTAAGCCGGATTTCCCGGAATGTTACAGCAACCTCCTTCTCATGATGCATTATGATACACGATATGATTCGAAAAAAATCTTTTATGAACATCTGAGATATGCAAATCAGCTAACAAGATCTTTTTCACCATCTGTTATGCCTTATAATAACGATTGTTCATCTGTTCGTCGTCTAAAAATTGGTTATGTTTCACCGGATTTCAGAAGGCATTCAGTTGCCTATTTTATCGAACCTATTATTACCACACATGAACGGCAGTCTTTCGAAGTAATTTGCTATTCTGATGTGCCTCGTGAAAAAGAAGACGAAGTGACTTTGCGTATCCAGGGGCATAGTGATCAATGGCGAAACATCACGGCAATGTCAGATGAACAGGTGGCACAACAAATACAATCGGACCAAATTGATATCCTTATTGATCTCGCAGGACATACCGCATTCAACAGAATGCCTGTTTTTGCACGAAAACCTGCCCCCATACAGGTAAGCTGGATAGGGTACCCTGCTACTACTGGCCTTTCAACAATGGACTTTAAGATTGTTGACAGCTATACAGATCCTCAAGGAATGACAGAAAAATTTTTTACAGAAAAACTGCTTCGTATGCCTGATAGTTTTCTCTGCTATTTGCCCGACAAAGATAGCCCTGAAATAAAGCCATTGCCCGCACTCTCTTCTGGCCATATAACTTTTGGCTCTTTTAACTATTCATCAAAGATCTCACCTGATACTGTTACACTCTGGGCCAATATCTTAAACAGAATGCCAAGCACCTGTCTATTATTAAAATCACGGAATTTTGTAGATAGCAAAACTGGTCAGCATATAATGAATATGTTTAATAAACTAGATATTTCTGCTGAAAGGATAGTTTTGATCCCTTCGAGCTGTTCTTTCATTGAGCATCTTTCAATGTACAACCAAATTGACATCGCATTGGATACATATCCCTATAACGGAACAACTACCATCTGTGAAGCGTTATGGATGGGTGTTCCGGTGATCACTCTATCGGGGAATACCCATGTGTCACGTGTCGGTATGAGTATTTTATCGAATGCTGGTTTGTCCAATTTTATCGCTGAATCACATGAACAATATCAAGAAATTGCGATAAATACAGCACATGATTTCGAAGAGTTGCAACGTCTCCGCACCATACTAAGGGACAAATTACTGAATTCAGCACTCTTACAAAAAGAAAGGTTTACCCGAAATCTTGAACACATCTACAGAGACATATGGAATACATGGTGTCAATCTCATAAAGGAGGAGATATATTTTGAAAAAAAATATTAATAATGTGGTTGAATCTGCCATAGAGCATTGCCAGGCGGGTGACCTAAAACGATCGGAAGCAATTTGCTATCAGATATTGGAGATGCAACCTGATAACCTTCGGGCTCTTAACATACTTGCAATCATATATGCTCAGCGCTCAGAGTATGATTCTGCCATAGACTGTTTGAAAAAAGCGCTGAATGTTGATCCATCTCATGCAAATCTATTAAGTAATCTGGGACATGCGTACTTTGAAAAAGGTGATCTCAAGAATGCTATCAGATGCTTCCGAAAAGCAATAAAGTTAAACCCCCAGCTTTTTGATGCGCATTACAGGCTTGGCACAGTTTTTCATCAGAAAGGAAAGCTGTCTGAAGCAATAACCAGTTATAGGAAAGCCTTATCACTCAACCCGGATATGTTTGAAGTATCGTACAAGCTTGCTCTTGCTTTAAAAAATAGTGGCAAATTAGATGAAGCTCTGAAATTTAATCAACAAGCAGCAAAAGTTAACCCCAATTCTCCTGAAATACATTTTAATATGGCAAATATTTACAGGGAAAAGGGGCAAATTGATGAAGCTATCACTTTTTATAATAACGTAATACAGTTGAGTCCATTTCATACTATGGCTATGACGAATCTGGGTATGGCTCTGCAGGAAAAGCAGCTATTGGATGAAGCGATTGCAATATATCAGAAAGCGCTTCTCTATGATCCTGATTCAGTTATTATCTTGAATAATTTAGGCACTGCGCTCAGGGATAAAGGACAGCCTGAGGAGGCATTAAAGTATTTTCAGAAAGCAATCAAGCTAAAAAGAAGTTTTGCTCTTCCACATTATAATCTGTCTCTCACACTTTTACTCATGGGACAATTGAAGAAAGGCTGGAAAGAATATGAATGGCGATGGAAAGTCGAAGGGTTGTTTTCACCTCGTAATTTTTCGCATCCACAATGGGATGGGTCTTCACTAAAAGGAAAATCTATCTTGGTTTATTCCGAACAGGGAATTGGTGATGAAATCATGTTTGCTTCATGCCTTCGCGGGGTTATTGCTCAGGCTGATCTGTGCACTGTTGAATGTGATAAACGATTGATGCCCCTTTTTGCAAGGTCTTTTCCTGAGATTCAAGTAATAGACCGTTTTGCAGCTGCTGATTTAAGCCCGTCAGGCTTTCCCAATGCTGATGTGAAAATTGCGTTAGGCAGTCTCCCTAAATTCCTCAGACCCGACTTCTCCAGCTTTCCTCAGGACAACTCTTTTCTCATCCCAGACTCTCATAAAGTAGAACACTGGAGCAGGCGGTTTTCAGAGATAGGTTCAGGCCTGAAAATAGGTATTTCATGGCGTGGAGGCAACAATCCCACTGCACAACTAACCCGTTCAATTATTCTCGAAACATGGGAGAGTCTATTCTCTATTCCGGGGATTCATTGGATCAATCTTCAGTATGGCGAGTGCAGCAAAGAGTTAAAAGCTATAAAAGAAAAATTCGGAATAATAATTCACGACTGGGAAGATGCAGATTCTCTGAAGGATCTTGATAATTTTGCAGCACAGATTGCTGCACTCGACCTAGTAATATCTGTGGACAATTCAACAGTTCATATGGCAGGTGCTTTGGGAGTCCCTGTTTGGGTTTTGCTGCCTTTTGCTCCGGATTGGCGCTGGATGCTCAATAGATCAGACAGTCCCTGGTATCCAACAGTAACACTTTTTCGCCAACCTATACATGGAGATTGGGAACCAGTCATAACAGAAGTGAGGAAATGCCTCAAGTCATATAAGACAATATAGTATGCATCCTCATTTGCATCAAGATTGTTGAAGAGTGAATAAGCAAAAAATGAACGATCTGCCGCCAGAAATCATGCCTTTTGTCAAGCGGGCTGAAGCGTATATGGAAAAAGGCAATTTGATTGCAGCTTATTATGCCCTCAGCCAAGCTATGGGCTTAGATCCCGATAATCCTGTACTTATAATTTCACGGGGAAATATTTTGGTGAAGCTTGGTTGTCTTGCTGAAGCGCGTAATGAATTCATCAAAGCAAATATGCTTGCACCGAAATTAAGCACCTTATTGTTGCGAGAGCTAAACTTGGATGCTTTTTTAAGAAATGATGCCGGTATTCCCTTTGAACCCGCCTGTACTAATACAGCCTCAAAATCTCAAAGAGTATCAGATTTCTCAACAAGAGAATCAAATAATTTCGCTTCAACCTGTTACATAGTATTTGTTTACCTCGGAAGTCTTCCAAAATGGCATTTGCCGCCACTACAGCAGGCCAGGCTGTTTCATGATGAAACTGATATTTTCTTGATATATGATGACTCTTTGCCCAACAGACATCTTCTGCAATCATGGTTTAATACAAACCAATTAAATATCAGTCCTGTATCGACTCAATCACTGGGATTGTCGCAAAAACACCAAGAATTCAGAAAAATACGTTCATCCAGCTTTCGGCATGAGATTTTCTTCTATTCAATGGAGAGGTTATTTTTTTTGGAAACCTTCATGGAGAAGTGTAGTTTGTCTAACGTATTCCATATCGAGAGCGATGTTTTACTATATACAAATCTCTATAATATGGCAGGAATCTTTTCTGCTTGCTACGACATGGCAACAACACCAGTATCCCTTTACCATCTGACTCTTGCTTTGTTTTATATAAAAAAATATTCTTTTCTGTCTGATTTGACTTTATTCCTCATAGAAAAGCTATCAATGCCTCGTCACCAATTAGAAAAAGAGTTAGACGATTATTTTGAAAATAACCCGGGTTCATTGTTTTCTCAAAAAGACAACTGGTTAACAAGCGAAATGATTTTGGTAAACTGGTATAACAGCAGTCAGGGCAGAGAGAAACTGGGCTTCCTGCCTGTCCTACCAACAGGAATGCATAGTCATAATATCGATAAATTTAAGTCGATATTTGACGGTGCATCATGGGGCATGCTTATAGGAGGCACACCATCTGACCCTTCTCAAGGAATAGTCTATAAAGAACACTTTGTTGGA
The Nitrospirota bacterium genome window above contains:
- a CDS encoding tetratricopeptide repeat protein; this encodes MDLQESFDRALAHFQQGKLGEAEQICQQILYTRPDRSDVLHLLGIIFLQQKKIEKAIAYLEQAVQIDIHDPYLYFHLANAYREHGISGKAVTYYQKSIELAPHFDDAYYNLGITLEGEGNTDEAIDVYKRALQLNPEATDIWNNLGVALRKKRQLNEALNCFRKAIEFNPTYLRALFNLGITYQEMEQFNEALTYFKRVTELEPGFADAYHSMGTVCREMFQLDNAAHWYQEAIKHNPNSSEIYTNLGLVYEEKGDIDQSISSLRKAIKLNRCDPEIHWNLSLVLLSAGNLNEGWQEYEWRCLIKDFGLRRFAPPRWDGSSLRRKTIFIYAEQGIGEEIMFSSCIPEIIERGASCIVDCDKRLVPLFGRSFPEAEILDRSAIVHLSAEILRADFCSPMGSLPLFLRSNLRSFPQRNSYLVPDTKKVTMWRSRFANLGAGLKIGISWRGGSKKWDRLVRSTMLSQWDKVFSVTHLHFINLQYGDCAAELNNAKNTKGITIHDWEDADPLKDLDNFAAQIAALDLVISVDNATVHMAGALGKPVWVLLPFVCDWRWMQDFEDTPWYKTLRLIRQKTPGDWDGVFRRVVSDLKHYLETGSMPEITNSYTRACTDTPQEPVFPSLTPSSDTPYRCAVITPVGPGHENLYQECLASVENAFREKPAHCTGFIPIRIDDPQGKLGRSKARNLGIQKASEQGAEWIFFLDADDLMSPSAFEYVGPYLDKYDAVWGSIWSIESGESTARERPKQLPFLYGIEDVLSCDPFVSLQMGHFVRTPVALSVLFNESIDTGEDFDYYLRVWEKYRCIKIPLPFIYKRAF
- a CDS encoding surface-adhesin E family protein is translated as MKQIFQIIIGIIIIFVSSSAGAEEWRLFDHYNDHYYYDKESINYPLENSREIIGVWQKVIFNDESLDRIISHLGPKYADLVEVISLIEINCYTKHAQIKSKAYYDKRGNAIDTMNKTRSDWKAIEATSPLNQLYYAVCPVKPSKK
- a CDS encoding pentapeptide repeat-containing protein, with the protein product MLTREQTWKKLVELKAVQGEMPQGPWDLSEKNLNGAELNEADLRGSSLRGAQLIGTGLVGTYLHGADLSRADLSGANMVGAVLLMASFVEARLLNANLSNAELGGVDFSGANLKRANLSGAYLIGANLIGTSLQAAILYKTELSGADLSKADLNEADLTEAGCNGTNFTDATLQGANLSRGDFFSAKFRRAKLNGANLTDTNMSGSLLQGAHFKGANLDRVNLKGAIKLTLEQLTGVQSLKDVQLSPRLLKKLKLRSSDK
- a CDS encoding tetratricopeptide repeat protein translates to MNIKQITLSAIEYLQKGDLQYAESLFRHILKIQPNNVSALHFLGVIYYQRKDYNGSIEHINKALHFGPNYADAYNNLGIVLQETGHLEEATVCYKKALNLNPNFSRAYYNLGNIFREKWQLNNAIHNYQKAIQLEPNFFEAYNNIALALQDQGLLKEAEKNYRNALQIKPDFPECYSNLLLMMHYDTRYDSKKIFYEHLRYANQLTRSFSPSVMPYNNDCSSVRRLKIGYVSPDFRRHSVAYFIEPIITTHERQSFEVICYSDVPREKEDEVTLRIQGHSDQWRNITAMSDEQVAQQIQSDQIDILIDLAGHTAFNRMPVFARKPAPIQVSWIGYPATTGLSTMDFKIVDSYTDPQGMTEKFFTEKLLRMPDSFLCYLPDKDSPEIKPLPALSSGHITFGSFNYSSKISPDTVTLWANILNRMPSTCLLLKSRNFVDSKTGQHIMNMFNKLDISAERIVLIPSSCSFIEHLSMYNQIDIALDTYPYNGTTTICEALWMGVPVITLSGNTHVSRVGMSILSNAGLSNFIAESHEQYQEIAINTAHDFEELQRLRTILRDKLLNSALLQKERFTRNLEHIYRDIWNTWCQSHKGGDIF
- a CDS encoding tetratricopeptide repeat protein — encoded protein: MKKNINNVVESAIEHCQAGDLKRSEAICYQILEMQPDNLRALNILAIIYAQRSEYDSAIDCLKKALNVDPSHANLLSNLGHAYFEKGDLKNAIRCFRKAIKLNPQLFDAHYRLGTVFHQKGKLSEAITSYRKALSLNPDMFEVSYKLALALKNSGKLDEALKFNQQAAKVNPNSPEIHFNMANIYREKGQIDEAITFYNNVIQLSPFHTMAMTNLGMALQEKQLLDEAIAIYQKALLYDPDSVIILNNLGTALRDKGQPEEALKYFQKAIKLKRSFALPHYNLSLTLLLMGQLKKGWKEYEWRWKVEGLFSPRNFSHPQWDGSSLKGKSILVYSEQGIGDEIMFASCLRGVIAQADLCTVECDKRLMPLFARSFPEIQVIDRFAAADLSPSGFPNADVKIALGSLPKFLRPDFSSFPQDNSFLIPDSHKVEHWSRRFSEIGSGLKIGISWRGGNNPTAQLTRSIILETWESLFSIPGIHWINLQYGECSKELKAIKEKFGIIIHDWEDADSLKDLDNFAAQIAALDLVISVDNSTVHMAGALGVPVWVLLPFAPDWRWMLNRSDSPWYPTVTLFRQPIHGDWEPVITEVRKCLKSYKTI